A stretch of the Musa acuminata AAA Group cultivar baxijiao chromosome BXJ2-7, Cavendish_Baxijiao_AAA, whole genome shotgun sequence genome encodes the following:
- the LOC135616250 gene encoding protein trichome birefringence-like 37 — MRSRAQWSFVLLCALLSALIASLNGTATESFRYTHHLGDVTSPGTRKGSSGISCNMFRGSWVYDQSYPLYDSSTCPFLDPEFDCQRYGRPDKSYLKYRWKPDACELPRFNGLDLLRRWKGKKIMFVGDSISVNQWQSLVCMLHAAVPDAKTTYEKNDTLSTITFTDYGVSVMLYHSTYLVDIVEEPIGRVLRLDSIQSGAAWLGIDMLVFNTWHWWSHNGKKQPWDYVRDGDQVLKDMDRLVAFNKGLTTWAKWVDANINPAATKVFFQGISPTHYKGAEWGDKNAKNCYRQTQPVNGSTYPGGPVPAQGVVRSVLGAMSKPVYLLDITSLSQLRIDAHPSAYSGDHPGMDCSHWCLAGVPDTWNQILYAALL, encoded by the exons ATGAGATCGAGAGCTCAATGGAGTTTCGTGCTTCTCTGCGCGCTGCTGTCGGCGCTGATCGCCTCCTTGAATGGAACGGCGACCGAGAGCTTCCGTTACACGCATCATCTTGGCGATGTCACGTCGCCGGGGACGAGGAAGGGATCGAGCGGCATCAGCTGTAACATGTTCCGAGGCAGCTGGGTCTACGACCAGTCCTACCCGCTCTACGACTCCTCCACCTGCCCCTTCCTCGATCCGGAGTTCGACTGCCAGCGCTACGGCCGGCCCGACAAGTCGTACCTCAAGTACCGGTGGAAGCCTGATGCTTGTGAGCTACCAAG GTTCAACGGTTTGGATCTCCTGAGGAGGTGGAAAGGCAAGAAGATTATGTTCGTGGGCGATTCCATCAGCGTCAACCAGTGGCAGTCACTCGTCTGCATGCTTCACGCCGCCGTCCCCGACGCCAAGACGACCTACGAGAAGAACGACACGCTCTCCACTATAACATTCACG GACTATGGCGTGTCGGTGATGCTGTACCACAGCACCTACCTGGTGGACATCGTTGAGGAACCCATCGGCCGCGTGCTGAGGCTCGACTCCATCCAGTCCGGTGCGGCCTGGCTGGGCATCGACATGCTGGTCTTCAACACATGGCACTGGTGGTCACACAACGGGAAAAAGCAACC ATGGGACTATGTGCGAGATGGAGACCAAGTTCTGAAGGACATGGATCGGTTGGTGGCCTTCAACAAGGGGCTGACTACGTGGGCCAAATGGGTAGATGCCAACATCAATCCTGCCGCAACCAAAGTCTTCTTCCAAGGGATCTCCCCCACCCATTACAA GGGAGCAGAATGGGGGGATAAGAACGCAAAGAACTGTTACAGACAAACGCAACCAGTAAACGGCTCGACTTACCCAGGTGGTCCGGTTCCAGCTCAAGGAGTAGTGAGGAGCGTCCTCGGCGCCATGTCCAAACCAGTCTACCTGCTCGATATAACCTCGCTTTCTCAGCTAAGAATAGATGCACACCCGTCTGCTTACAGTGGAGATCATCCTGGTATGGACTGCAGCCACTGGTGTCTCGCTGGCGTTCCCGATACTTGGAATCAGATCCTCTATGCAGCACTTCTTTGA